One genomic segment of Culturomica massiliensis includes these proteins:
- a CDS encoding S46 family peptidase, with translation MKKGILLCFCVIWCIVCCRAEEGMWIPMLLKKYNIEDMQKKGFKLTAEDIYAINRASLKDAVVGLGREGRPFQHFCTGGLISAEGLVVTNHHCAFDMIQKHSSLEKNYLRDGFWAKGRHEELANPGITASVLVRMEDVTGKIQAALSENMPEKRRNGVIDSVCNVLEQAAVAGTDLSANIKPYFNGNQFFMSVFRIYKDVRLVAAPPSAIGNFGGDTDNWTWPRHTGDFSVLRIYAGENNEPAAYSEKNKPYRPAAFSKIYAGGLTEGDFTMVFGYPGTTNEYLPSYAVDQLVELENPHKIAIRTAKLNIIKAAMNSSDLLRIKYASKAAGVANAWKKWQGESKGLKRFKTVENKRMLEEKFQVWAAGKPEYAGLIDRYKALYDKRKELMLADIYLGEAGRRGAELMNFALSAYTYAQRYKTQTDKAGVQEDFRNYATAFFKDYDAEVDKTILIEMLRLYNENVPSEWVPEGVAEAAEGKGITLFAEEMFRKSVFTDPDRTFSFIDKLDSKSVSKVSRDPAYLLINSIVGFSREKVLSPLNQINREIQQLNRLWLAGLMEMESDKVFYPDANSTLRIAYGTIGGYSPSDAVRYNYYTTLSGIMEKDNPAIYDYNIPQKLRDIYASGDFGPYTQNGEVPVCFIANNHTTGGNSGSPVLNARGELIGLNFDRAWDGVMSDMQYDPEICRNIAVDIRYVLFIIDKIGDARYLLDEMEIVN, from the coding sequence ATGAAAAAAGGTATACTGCTGTGTTTTTGTGTCATTTGGTGTATTGTTTGCTGCCGGGCCGAAGAGGGGATGTGGATTCCGATGTTATTGAAAAAATACAATATCGAGGATATGCAGAAAAAAGGCTTTAAGCTGACGGCTGAGGATATATATGCTATAAACCGGGCATCTCTGAAAGATGCGGTTGTCGGTTTAGGGCGGGAAGGACGTCCGTTCCAGCATTTTTGTACAGGGGGATTGATCAGTGCCGAAGGACTTGTCGTGACGAATCATCACTGTGCTTTCGATATGATACAGAAACATTCCTCTTTAGAGAAAAATTACCTGAGGGATGGCTTTTGGGCAAAAGGGCGTCATGAGGAATTGGCAAATCCGGGAATTACGGCTTCTGTATTGGTACGTATGGAAGACGTCACCGGGAAGATTCAGGCAGCATTGTCGGAAAATATGCCGGAGAAAAGGCGTAATGGCGTGATAGACAGTGTTTGTAACGTATTGGAACAGGCGGCGGTTGCCGGTACCGATTTGTCGGCCAATATAAAACCTTATTTCAACGGAAATCAATTTTTTATGTCCGTGTTCCGTATTTATAAGGATGTCCGCCTGGTAGCTGCACCTCCTTCGGCAATCGGTAATTTCGGAGGAGATACGGACAATTGGACCTGGCCGAGGCATACCGGAGATTTTTCGGTGTTGCGTATCTATGCCGGAGAAAATAATGAGCCGGCAGCCTATTCCGAAAAGAATAAACCTTATCGTCCGGCAGCTTTTTCCAAAATTTACGCCGGCGGATTGACGGAAGGTGATTTTACGATGGTATTCGGTTATCCGGGTACAACGAACGAATATTTGCCTTCTTATGCTGTCGATCAATTGGTGGAGCTGGAGAACCCTCATAAAATTGCCATACGGACAGCCAAACTGAATATCATCAAGGCTGCTATGAATTCTTCGGATTTGTTACGGATCAAATATGCTTCGAAAGCAGCCGGTGTCGCTAATGCATGGAAAAAATGGCAGGGAGAAAGCAAAGGTCTGAAACGCTTTAAAACGGTTGAAAATAAAAGAATGTTGGAAGAAAAGTTTCAGGTATGGGCAGCCGGCAAGCCGGAATACGCCGGTTTAATTGATCGTTACAAAGCATTGTACGATAAGCGGAAGGAACTGATGCTGGCAGATATTTATCTGGGAGAAGCAGGCCGGAGAGGGGCCGAACTGATGAATTTTGCTCTGTCGGCTTACACTTACGCCCAACGTTATAAGACACAAACAGACAAAGCGGGTGTTCAGGAAGATTTCAGAAATTATGCAACGGCTTTTTTCAAGGATTACGATGCGGAAGTCGATAAAACGATATTGATTGAAATGCTGCGGTTGTACAACGAAAATGTACCGTCGGAATGGGTGCCGGAAGGGGTAGCAGAGGCTGCCGAAGGGAAGGGAATAACCTTATTCGCAGAAGAAATGTTCCGCAAATCGGTCTTTACCGATCCGGACAGGACTTTCAGTTTTATTGATAAACTGGATTCTAAATCGGTGAGTAAAGTCAGCCGGGACCCGGCCTATCTGCTGATCAATTCGATCGTCGGTTTCAGTCGGGAAAAAGTATTGTCCCCTTTGAATCAGATAAACCGGGAGATACAGCAGTTGAACCGTCTTTGGCTGGCCGGTTTGATGGAGATGGAGTCGGATAAGGTGTTCTATCCGGATGCCAATTCGACCCTGCGTATCGCCTACGGCACGATAGGAGGTTATTCTCCGTCAGATGCTGTAAGATATAATTATTATACTACCTTATCCGGAATTATGGAAAAGGATAATCCGGCAATTTACGATTATAATATTCCGCAGAAATTGAGGGATATTTATGCCTCCGGCGATTTCGGTCCTTATACACAAAACGGAGAAGTACCGGTTTGCTTTATCGCCAATAATCATACGACGGGAGGAAATTCGGGCAGTCCGGTTTTAAATGCCCGTGGCGAATTGATCGGATTGAATTTCGACAGGGCCTGGGACGGTGTCATGTCCGACATGCAATATGACCCGGAAATTTGCCGGAACATTGCCGTAGATATAAGATATGTCCTTTTCATTATCGATAAGATCGGAGATGCCCGTTACCTGCTGGATGAAATGGAAATTGTAAACTAA
- a CDS encoding Maf family nucleotide pyrophosphatase, with protein sequence MSNISHIILASSSPRRQQLMKEAGIAFEVRTKNTDEVYPSELKVEDIPVYLAQLKAAAFKGELKATDLLITADTIVSLHGQMIGKPHDRADAIRILSGLSGNKHTVITGLCLTTACEQKSIPVFTDVYFRNLDKEEIIYYVDKYKPFDKAGAYGIQEWIGYVGIERIDGSFYNVMGLPVQTLYRELKAFGLNMCE encoded by the coding sequence ATGAGTAACATATCCCACATTATTTTAGCTTCTTCTTCTCCCAGGCGGCAGCAACTGATGAAAGAGGCCGGCATTGCCTTTGAAGTCAGAACGAAAAATACGGATGAAGTATATCCGTCGGAATTGAAGGTTGAAGATATTCCCGTATATCTGGCTCAATTGAAGGCTGCGGCCTTCAAAGGGGAGCTAAAAGCCACGGATTTACTGATAACGGCAGATACGATTGTGAGTCTGCACGGTCAAATGATTGGAAAGCCGCATGACCGGGCGGATGCCATTCGTATTTTGAGCGGGCTGTCTGGTAATAAACATACTGTAATTACAGGCCTTTGCCTGACGACGGCTTGTGAGCAAAAAAGTATTCCGGTTTTTACGGATGTTTATTTCAGAAACCTGGATAAAGAGGAGATTATTTACTATGTAGACAAATACAAGCCTTTCGATAAAGCCGGTGCTTATGGGATTCAGGAGTGGATCGGCTATGTAGGGATAGAACGGATCGACGGTTCGTTTTACAATGTCATGGGATTGCCTGTGCAAACGTTATACCGGGAATTGAAAGCTTTCGGATTGAATATGTGTGAATAA
- a CDS encoding geranylgeranylglycerol-phosphate geranylgeranyltransferase, giving the protein MLGILKLIRIRTLLFAAFTMYCMRYFVIRSILDINGLTLQLPDWAFTLSVLSVCALIAGANVINDYFDTRTDRLSAVKDVVVGRCITRRTAMTLHSVLNVLAIVIAFGLSIYVGIWKIGILFLLVSGLLWFYSSAYKRYLLIGNLIVGILAALIPLCVLLFEIPLLNDEYSDLLIQTDTNFMYLFNWILGFSLFIFLNTVIYEMNKDIYTIPGDIEKGIRSVPVRWGIRATRIVISVWTAIAVCCAVVLYFTVFSESSLVLTYIALGICLPYCIYLVCMWFSVKRSLQLGIIRLIMVLCVAFSFLLHHFFDLIFAN; this is encoded by the coding sequence ATGCTCGGGATATTAAAACTGATCAGAATTCGGACACTTTTGTTTGCTGCTTTCACCATGTATTGCATGCGTTATTTTGTCATCCGTTCTATTTTAGATATCAACGGACTGACGTTGCAGCTACCGGATTGGGCTTTTACTTTATCGGTACTTTCGGTTTGTGCCCTGATTGCCGGAGCCAATGTGATCAATGATTATTTCGATACGAGGACAGACCGGCTATCGGCTGTAAAAGATGTGGTTGTCGGGCGGTGTATTACCAGGCGTACGGCAATGACACTTCATTCTGTCCTGAATGTATTGGCCATTGTTATAGCATTCGGCCTGAGCATCTATGTCGGCATCTGGAAAATCGGTATTTTATTTTTACTGGTATCCGGGTTGTTGTGGTTTTATTCTTCCGCGTATAAAAGGTATTTGTTGATCGGAAATCTGATTGTCGGTATTCTTGCAGCATTGATTCCACTTTGTGTTTTGTTATTTGAGATCCCTCTTTTGAATGATGAATACTCTGATTTATTGATACAAACAGATACAAACTTTATGTATTTATTTAATTGGATTCTAGGTTTTTCTCTTTTTATATTCCTGAATACCGTTATTTATGAGATGAATAAGGACATTTACACGATACCCGGAGATATCGAAAAAGGAATCCGGTCAGTACCGGTGAGATGGGGTATTCGTGCAACCCGGATCGTGATATCGGTATGGACGGCGATTGCTGTATGCTGCGCTGTTGTGTTGTATTTTACCGTATTTTCTGAATCTTCTCTGGTATTGACTTATATTGCTTTGGGTATTTGTCTGCCTTATTGTATCTATTTGGTATGTATGTGGTTTTCTGTCAAACGTAGCCTGCAATTGGGTATTATTCGCCTGATTATGGTATTGTGTGTAGCTTTCAGCTTTTTATTACATCATTTTTTTGACCTGATATTTGCCAACTGA
- a CDS encoding KdsC family phosphatase, with protein MAFFKDELKKIRAFVFDVDGVLSRQEVSLSPEGELIRTSCAKDGYAIMYSGKKGYIRAVISGGGAPGLEERFRKLGIQDIYLKIENKVEALNELMEKYSLKPEEIMYMGDDIPDYNVMTMVGLPVCPADACEEIKSISRYISDMPGGMGCARDVISQVLKARGDWMDTTCYVKSM; from the coding sequence ATGGCTTTTTTTAAAGATGAATTAAAAAAAATACGGGCATTCGTTTTTGATGTCGACGGTGTATTGTCCCGGCAGGAGGTAAGTTTATCACCGGAGGGGGAATTGATACGGACTTCTTGTGCTAAGGACGGATATGCCATTATGTACAGTGGTAAGAAAGGATATATCCGGGCGGTTATTTCCGGAGGCGGAGCCCCCGGATTGGAAGAAAGATTCCGTAAACTGGGAATACAGGATATTTACCTGAAAATTGAAAATAAAGTCGAAGCCCTGAATGAATTAATGGAGAAATACAGTCTGAAACCGGAAGAGATCATGTATATGGGGGATGATATTCCCGATTATAATGTCATGACGATGGTAGGGCTTCCGGTATGTCCTGCCGATGCTTGTGAGGAAATAAAATCGATTTCCCGTTATATTTCGGATATGCCCGGAGGAATGGGATGTGCCCGGGATGTAATCTCCCAGGTATTGAAAGCCAGGGGGGATTGGATGGATACAACATGCTATGTGAAAAGCATGTAA
- a CDS encoding Rossmann-like and DUF2520 domain-containing protein — protein MMNKRIVMIGAGNVAHHLAPALLKAGLNLCQIYSRSIESARALGVKTGITYTADLFAIYPDCDIYIFCVSDDALLPLFKSIRINKEAVIIHTSGSVPLDIFKASADYYGVMYPLQTFSKKRALDFAEVPLCIEASEPRVLDTVRQLAGCLSNNVQEISSEKRKKLHLAGVIANNFTNHLYMMAGKILEEEGLDFNLLKPLIFETAHKVMLLPPYEAQTGPARRGDENILGLHKSLLKKNRKLAVLYNLMSDSIQETYAKKEEKEEVGDKPQMLSLW, from the coding sequence ATGATGAATAAGAGGATTGTGATGATTGGCGCCGGTAATGTAGCACATCATCTGGCTCCGGCTTTGCTGAAAGCCGGTTTGAATTTGTGCCAGATATACAGCCGCAGCATCGAATCGGCCAGGGCTTTGGGCGTGAAAACCGGTATTACCTATACGGCGGATTTGTTTGCCATATACCCCGATTGCGATATTTATATCTTTTGTGTAAGTGACGATGCTTTACTTCCGCTTTTTAAGAGTATCAGAATAAATAAAGAAGCTGTTATTATACACACTTCCGGAAGTGTACCCCTGGACATATTCAAGGCTTCGGCGGATTATTACGGGGTAATGTATCCCTTGCAGACATTTTCCAAAAAAAGAGCCCTGGATTTTGCAGAAGTACCTTTATGTATCGAGGCTTCAGAACCGCGGGTATTGGATACTGTCCGGCAGTTAGCCGGATGTTTGTCAAATAACGTTCAGGAGATTTCGTCGGAAAAGCGTAAAAAACTGCATCTGGCCGGTGTGATTGCCAATAATTTTACCAACCACTTGTATATGATGGCCGGAAAAATACTGGAAGAAGAAGGTTTGGATTTTAATCTATTAAAGCCGTTAATTTTTGAAACGGCTCATAAAGTAATGTTATTGCCTCCTTACGAGGCCCAAACCGGACCTGCCAGGCGCGGGGATGAAAATATACTGGGGTTGCATAAAAGTTTATTGAAAAAAAACCGGAAATTGGCTGTACTTTATAATCTTATGTCCGATTCGATTCAGGAAACTTATGCTAAAAAGGAAGAAAAAGAAGAGGTCGGGGATAAACCGCAAATGTTATCGTTATGGTAG
- a CDS encoding aminotransferase class IV: protein MILKNNTITDISDFSEKIFENGLSIYEVIRVYNGHPIFLSDNLQRLDNSIKKSNIDIHVCNLHIENKLNELIRLEQMKEGNIKYVLHFTTDKTDEYIYQIPHCYPTEKDYREGVATISCQAMRNNPEVKYINNGLRDMTNRLLREHAVYEVLLIDRDGWVTEGSRSNVFFIKDGIFYTAPTRYVLPGTARKRVLDICKEQTFPLREERVAYQNLPSFDAAFITGTSPLVLPIKTIDHYPFSPDNRYLRKLMEIYFSLLNNVF from the coding sequence ATGATTTTAAAGAACAATACAATCACTGATATCTCTGACTTTTCAGAAAAAATATTTGAAAACGGGCTGAGCATATACGAAGTGATTCGGGTGTATAACGGACACCCTATCTTCTTAAGCGACAACTTACAAAGATTGGATAATTCAATAAAAAAATCAAATATTGACATACATGTATGCAATCTTCATATTGAAAATAAGCTGAACGAGCTTATCCGTCTGGAACAGATGAAAGAAGGCAATATAAAATATGTACTCCATTTTACAACTGACAAAACCGACGAATACATTTACCAGATTCCCCATTGCTATCCGACTGAAAAAGATTACCGGGAAGGTGTGGCCACCATCAGTTGCCAGGCTATGCGCAATAATCCGGAAGTTAAATATATCAACAACGGTTTACGGGATATGACGAATCGGTTGCTTCGGGAACATGCCGTCTACGAAGTCCTGTTGATAGACAGAGACGGTTGGGTAACGGAAGGTTCCCGGTCCAATGTATTTTTCATAAAAGACGGTATTTTCTATACGGCTCCGACACGTTATGTATTACCGGGAACAGCTCGCAAAAGGGTACTTGACATTTGTAAAGAACAGACATTCCCGCTTCGGGAAGAACGGGTCGCTTATCAAAATCTGCCTTCGTTTGATGCGGCTTTCATTACCGGCACCTCTCCCTTGGTATTGCCCATAAAAACGATAGACCATTATCCGTTTTCCCCTGATAACCGGTATCTACGTAAACTGATGGAAATCTATTTTTCGTTGCTGAATAACGTTTTTTAG
- a CDS encoding serine hydrolase domain-containing protein → MKYFILIVVIITIFLAKPWEINFAGGTPLSNDSTLLLAKAMATKAPLPLFPLNKVLSNTDSELPIAQKLDRSIEKFMKTWQIRGASFALMKDDKLIYSKGYGYADAETGEEVDVRHIFRIASVSKLITASGIMKLAEEGKLRLEDRVFGPEGILNDSIFSKIKDPRTKRITVEHLLRHQGGYTAVYGDPMFCPLDIARKMKVKPPVDLNTIIRFVLSRRLHYTPGTSTAYSNVGYGILTRVIEKVSGMNYEDYIKQNILRPAGCFDMHLGRNLYENRLPNEVRYYDTAEELIPSCDGSKQLVPKYYGGNNIEELYGAGGWVASASELLRFMAVIDGNPVIPDILSPESIEQMTTFSADALPIGWMHVTPQGEWSRTGTLSGSSVLMKKQSDGYAWVFISNTGSWKGPRFQSYINGMITKALKNVPSWPEKDLFALQQFEPHQHIVFQ, encoded by the coding sequence ATGAAGTATTTTATCTTAATTGTTGTCATTATCACTATTTTTCTGGCTAAGCCTTGGGAAATCAATTTTGCAGGAGGAACACCCCTATCGAACGATTCGACTCTACTACTGGCTAAAGCCATGGCAACAAAAGCCCCGCTTCCTTTATTCCCCCTAAACAAAGTACTCTCCAATACAGATTCCGAACTTCCCATAGCCCAAAAGCTCGACCGCTCCATTGAAAAATTCATGAAAACATGGCAGATCCGCGGAGCTTCTTTTGCCTTAATGAAAGACGATAAACTGATATACAGCAAAGGTTACGGATATGCGGATGCAGAAACCGGTGAAGAAGTCGATGTCAGACATATTTTCCGCATTGCCTCGGTTTCCAAATTGATTACCGCCAGCGGAATCATGAAACTGGCGGAAGAAGGCAAACTCCGGTTAGAAGACCGGGTTTTCGGACCGGAAGGTATCTTGAACGACTCTATTTTTTCCAAAATAAAAGATCCCAGAACCAAGCGTATTACCGTAGAACATCTGCTCCGGCATCAGGGAGGCTACACAGCCGTATACGGAGATCCGATGTTTTGTCCGCTGGACATTGCCCGTAAAATGAAAGTAAAACCTCCCGTCGACCTGAATACGATCATTCGTTTCGTACTATCCCGCCGTCTTCACTACACGCCCGGCACTTCTACGGCTTATTCCAATGTCGGATACGGTATTTTAACCCGGGTGATCGAGAAAGTATCGGGAATGAACTACGAAGATTATATCAAACAAAATATCTTGCGTCCTGCCGGTTGTTTCGATATGCATCTGGGCAGGAATCTTTATGAAAACCGGCTTCCCAATGAAGTCCGGTATTATGACACGGCAGAAGAGCTGATACCCTCATGCGACGGAAGTAAGCAACTGGTACCTAAATATTACGGAGGAAACAATATCGAAGAATTATACGGAGCCGGCGGCTGGGTGGCTTCTGCTTCCGAATTGCTACGGTTTATGGCCGTAATCGACGGTAATCCGGTTATTCCCGATATCCTCAGTCCGGAAAGTATAGAGCAGATGACGACATTCAGTGCGGATGCCCTGCCTATCGGCTGGATGCATGTTACTCCGCAAGGAGAATGGTCGCGTACGGGCACCCTGTCGGGTAGCAGCGTACTTATGAAAAAGCAATCAGACGGATATGCCTGGGTATTTATATCCAATACCGGTTCATGGAAAGGCCCCCGTTTTCAATCCTATATCAACGGAATGATAACCAAGGCTTTGAAAAATGTTCCTTCATGGCCGGAAAAGGATCTTTTTGCTTTACAACAATTCGAGCCCCATCAGCATATTGTCTTTCAATAA
- a CDS encoding glycerate kinase — MSDSFKPTVLVAPNAFKDSLTAPQICDYFNSLLSGRYRVISLPAGDGGDGTAEIIASYFPLPRPVYFPAVDALERPVRGTYYRSGKTAIIELAGICGLKTLKIQEYDVLNANTTGVGKAVNHAVTNGANEILLCVGGSASIDGGLGALTEMGLKITKSHDKYRNHIIDLKQIDPSDLKIKFKDVKFTILCDVENPLYGKTGAAYVFAPQKGASPQQVIQLDTYLKRYASLLTGYSNADVAGLKYGGAAGGITTAFAVFLGARLISGSEYYLQVSGFEKHLRESHVVITGEGRIDRQSLYGKMPGVIADKCRQRHIPVIAVAGISEPGVEIFDRIFRLIDYAPCLQASIQQAQCYFPALCRDVKKYLDTLFR, encoded by the coding sequence ATGTCCGATTCTTTCAAACCGACGGTTCTGGTTGCTCCCAATGCTTTCAAAGACTCTTTGACAGCGCCGCAAATATGTGATTATTTTAATTCTCTGTTGTCCGGTCGGTACCGGGTAATTTCTTTGCCTGCCGGTGACGGAGGCGACGGTACGGCTGAAATCATCGCTTCTTACTTTCCTCTGCCCCGTCCGGTTTATTTTCCGGCAGTCGATGCTTTGGAACGGCCTGTCCGGGGAACTTATTACCGCAGCGGGAAAACCGCCATCATTGAACTGGCCGGTATATGTGGCCTGAAAACACTGAAAATTCAGGAATATGATGTATTAAATGCCAATACGACGGGGGTAGGCAAAGCCGTAAATCACGCCGTAACAAACGGAGCAAACGAAATACTCCTTTGTGTGGGCGGTAGTGCCAGCATAGACGGTGGATTGGGAGCCTTGACTGAAATGGGATTGAAAATAACGAAAAGCCATGATAAATACAGAAATCACATCATTGATTTAAAACAAATTGATCCGTCTGACTTAAAGATAAAATTCAAAGATGTAAAATTTACTATTCTCTGTGATGTAGAAAATCCATTGTACGGAAAAACAGGAGCGGCCTATGTATTTGCACCTCAAAAAGGAGCCTCGCCGCAGCAGGTTATACAACTGGATACATATCTGAAAAGGTATGCCTCCCTTTTAACCGGATATTCAAATGCGGATGTTGCCGGTCTGAAATACGGAGGAGCTGCCGGAGGAATAACAACAGCATTTGCAGTCTTTTTGGGAGCCCGGCTCATTTCCGGGTCCGAATACTATCTTCAGGTCTCCGGATTTGAAAAACACCTCCGGGAAAGCCATGTCGTCATTACCGGAGAAGGCCGTATCGACCGGCAATCTTTATACGGTAAAATGCCGGGCGTAATTGCGGATAAATGCCGGCAACGGCATATCCCCGTCATTGCCGTTGCCGGCATATCGGAACCCGGAGTTGAAATTTTCGACCGTATATTCCGGTTAATCGACTACGCCCCCTGCCTCCAGGCCTCGATACAACAAGCTCAGTGCTACTTTCCCGCCCTATGCCGGGACGTAAAAAAATACCTGGATACCTTATTTCGCTGA
- the buk gene encoding butyrate kinase, whose protein sequence is MAYRILAINPGSTSTKIAIFEDENQIFIKTIRHSAEEISSYPNIASQFAYRKDLILSELKNAGIDIATIDAIVGRGGVIKPIESGIYEVNAAMLHDLEHPVMGEHASNLGGLISHNIAAELGDKVKAYIADPVVVDEMDPIARISGHPAIQRLSIFHALNQKAIARTYAQEAGRKYEDLNLIVAHMGGGISVSAHQKGRVIDTNNALDGEGAFSPERSGSLPTGALVNLCFSGQYTKEEIKKMLCGKGGVVAYLGSNDMLEVERKAETDPEWAKIQDAMSYQVSKEIGAMATVLKGQVDAILLTGGIAYGKPVTDYITARVGFIAPVKVYPGEDEMRALAMNGLRILKGETQAKKYV, encoded by the coding sequence ATGGCTTACAGAATCCTTGCCATCAATCCAGGCTCGACTTCAACAAAGATTGCGATTTTCGAAGATGAAAATCAGATTTTCATCAAAACGATCCGGCATTCAGCCGAAGAGATCAGTAGTTATCCGAACATTGCTTCCCAGTTTGCATACCGGAAAGACCTTATTCTTTCCGAATTGAAAAATGCAGGGATCGATATTGCGACCATCGATGCAATCGTTGGCAGAGGCGGTGTTATCAAACCGATCGAATCCGGCATATACGAAGTAAATGCGGCTATGCTTCACGATCTGGAACATCCCGTTATGGGAGAACATGCATCCAATTTGGGAGGATTGATTTCACACAATATTGCTGCAGAGCTCGGTGACAAAGTAAAGGCTTACATTGCCGATCCTGTTGTCGTAGATGAAATGGACCCGATTGCCCGTATCAGCGGACACCCCGCCATTCAACGCCTGTCTATTTTTCACGCATTGAATCAGAAAGCGATTGCCCGTACCTATGCACAGGAAGCTGGCCGTAAATATGAAGACCTCAATTTGATTGTCGCTCACATGGGAGGCGGTATTTCCGTCAGTGCACATCAAAAAGGCCGTGTAATCGACACCAATAACGCTTTGGACGGAGAAGGTGCGTTTTCACCCGAACGTAGCGGCTCCCTTCCTACCGGTGCTTTGGTAAACCTCTGCTTCAGCGGACAATATACCAAAGAAGAAATCAAAAAAATGTTATGCGGCAAAGGCGGTGTTGTTGCTTATTTAGGCAGCAACGACATGCTGGAAGTCGAGCGTAAAGCAGAAACCGATCCGGAATGGGCAAAAATTCAGGATGCCATGAGTTATCAGGTATCCAAAGAAATCGGTGCAATGGCTACGGTTCTGAAAGGTCAGGTAGATGCCATCCTTTTGACGGGAGGCATTGCTTACGGAAAACCGGTAACCGATTACATCACCGCAAGAGTCGGCTTCATCGCTCCCGTAAAAGTATATCCGGGAGAAGACGAAATGCGTGCTTTGGCAATGAACGGGTTACGGATACTAAAAGGCGAAACCCAAGCCAAAAAATACGTATAA